In Nocardia sputorum, a single genomic region encodes these proteins:
- the crgA gene encoding cell division protein CrgA: MPKSKVRKKTDYTINPASRTPVKVKAGPSPVWYVAIMLGFMLAGLVWLLVYYLAAEQISWMNDLNAWNFLIGFGLMVVGLIMTMRWR; this comes from the coding sequence ATGCCCAAGTCGAAGGTCCGTAAGAAGACCGACTACACGATCAACCCCGCCAGCCGGACCCCGGTGAAGGTGAAGGCCGGCCCCTCTCCGGTCTGGTATGTCGCCATCATGCTCGGGTTCATGCTCGCCGGGCTGGTGTGGCTGCTCGTCTACTACTTGGCGGCCGAGCAGATCAGCTGGATGAACGACCTCAACGCCTGGAACTTCCTGATCGGCTTCGGCCTGATGGTGGTGGGCTTGATCATGACGATGCGCTGGCGCTGA
- a CDS encoding aminodeoxychorismate/anthranilate synthase component II, producing MRVLVVDNYDSFVFNLVQYLGQLGVDAVVWRNDDPNLADVGAVVRDFDGILISPGPGTPDRAGASIPLVRACAEQSVPLLGVCLGHQAIGEAFGATVTRAPELLHGKTSEVFHIGAGVLAGLPDPFTATRYHSLTVLEETLPEEVEVLGRTESGIVMAMRHRTLPIHGVQFHPESVLTQGGHRMLANWLGVCGKRPAEGLVQALEAEVAALVLQ from the coding sequence ATGCGTGTTCTGGTCGTCGACAACTACGACAGCTTCGTCTTCAACCTGGTGCAATACCTCGGCCAGCTCGGTGTCGACGCTGTCGTGTGGCGTAACGACGATCCGAATCTGGCCGACGTCGGCGCGGTCGTCCGCGACTTCGACGGCATTCTGATCAGCCCCGGCCCCGGCACCCCGGACCGTGCGGGCGCCAGCATCCCGCTCGTGCGCGCCTGCGCGGAGCAGAGCGTCCCCCTGCTCGGCGTGTGCCTCGGGCACCAGGCGATCGGCGAGGCGTTCGGCGCCACCGTCACCAGGGCTCCCGAGTTGTTGCACGGGAAGACCAGCGAGGTCTTCCACATCGGCGCAGGCGTGCTGGCCGGTCTGCCCGACCCGTTCACCGCCACCCGGTACCACTCGCTCACCGTGCTCGAGGAGACCCTTCCGGAGGAGGTCGAGGTGCTCGGACGCACCGAGAGCGGGATCGTGATGGCCATGCGTCATCGGACCCTGCCTATCCACGGTGTGCAGTTCCATCCGGAGTCGGTGCTGACCCAGGGTGGGCATCGGATGCTGGCGAACTGGCTCGGTGTGTGTGGGAAACGTCCCGCGGAGGGCTTGGTGCAGGCGCTGGAGGCGGAGGTCGCCGCGCTGGTATTGCAGTGA
- a CDS encoding RibD family protein gives MTRPHVLLSVAVSVDGYIDDASPERLRLSGAADFDRVDQVRADSDAILVGAQTLRSDNPRLLVDSADRRAARVAAGKSEYPLKVTLSASGELDPGLRFWHHGGDKLVYTTTAGAPKLTARLAGLAEVVDLGADLDFGALLDDLGRRGVDRLMVEGGTRIHTAFLAADLADELHLAIAPILVGDAAAPRFVDPADFPGAPHRRMRLAGVTQVGDVAVLRYLPKAEPI, from the coding sequence GTGACGCGTCCGCATGTGCTGCTGTCGGTCGCGGTGAGCGTCGACGGGTATATCGATGACGCGAGCCCCGAGCGGCTGCGCCTGTCCGGCGCCGCGGACTTCGACCGGGTCGACCAGGTCCGCGCGGACTCCGACGCCATCCTGGTCGGCGCGCAGACCTTGCGCAGCGACAATCCGCGGTTGCTCGTCGACAGCGCCGACCGCAGGGCGGCACGCGTCGCGGCGGGCAAATCGGAGTACCCGTTGAAGGTCACGCTCTCGGCGAGCGGCGAACTGGATCCCGGTCTGCGATTCTGGCACCACGGCGGCGACAAGCTCGTCTACACCACCACGGCGGGCGCGCCGAAACTCACCGCCCGGCTGGCGGGACTGGCCGAGGTCGTGGATCTGGGTGCCGACCTCGACTTCGGTGCGCTGTTGGACGACCTCGGCCGACGCGGTGTCGACCGCCTCATGGTGGAGGGCGGAACCCGCATCCACACCGCGTTTCTCGCTGCCGACTTGGCCGACGAACTGCACCTGGCGATCGCCCCCATTCTGGTCGGCGACGCCGCCGCGCCGCGTTTCGTCGATCCAGCCGACTTTCCCGGGGCGCCACACCGAAGGATGCGCTTGGCGGGCGTGACGCAAGTCGGCGATGTCGCCGTCTTGCGTTATCTACCGAAGGCCGAGCCGATCTGA
- a CDS encoding CBS domain-containing protein: MTTARDIMKPGVQWISKDTTIQQAARTMAELNVGSLIISDENERMCGIVTDRDIVVKCIAQGKAPADCRVDELCEATPRWVDANADIEEVLDEMESNRVKRMPVIENKRLVGMISEADLARHLDDNQLGEFVTAVYGRP; the protein is encoded by the coding sequence ATGACCACTGCCAGGGACATCATGAAACCGGGCGTTCAGTGGATTTCGAAGGACACGACCATCCAGCAGGCCGCGCGCACCATGGCCGAGCTCAACGTCGGGTCCTTGATCATCTCGGACGAGAACGAGCGGATGTGCGGCATCGTGACCGACCGCGACATCGTGGTGAAGTGCATCGCCCAGGGCAAGGCACCGGCGGATTGCCGCGTCGACGAACTGTGCGAAGCGACGCCGCGGTGGGTCGACGCCAACGCCGACATCGAGGAGGTTCTCGATGAGATGGAGAGCAACCGGGTCAAGCGCATGCCGGTGATCGAGAACAAGCGGCTGGTCGGCATGATCAGCGAGGCGGATCTGGCCAGGCACCTGGACGACAACCAGCTCGGCGAGTTCGTAACCGCCGTCTACGGGCGTCCCTAG
- the pknB gene encoding Stk1 family PASTA domain-containing Ser/Thr kinase encodes MTTPKNLSSRYELGEIIGFGGMSEVHKARDVRLSRDVAIKVLRADLARDPTFYLRFKREAQNAAALNHPAIVAVYDTGEAEVDGGPLPYIVMEYVDGDTLRDIVRGKGPLPPRRAMEIIADVCAALDFSHKAGIVHRDMKPANIMINRAGAVKVMDFGIARAIADSSNPMTQTAAVIGTAQYLSPEQARGETVDARSDVYSVGCVLFEILTGEPPFTGDSPVAVAYQHVREDPRLPSHVYSGVPRELDSVVLKAMSKNPANRYQTAAEMRADLIRVLGGQKPSAPMVMTDEDRTTIMGQDEPAPRTYRTVERHDDTAEQDPAEPNGRRRSTYIALGVAAAVAVAFALFWVLLGPGSRPDQVAVPDLSNKSSQQAQDALQKLGFSVAVQQKPDSKVATGNVIATQPLGGSRIDEGSTVTVQVSSGPAQVQVPKLTGLTQEQAEQVLNSKGLRINPNIERKPSSTAEKDQVIEQNPSPGSKVDVDWEVVVTVGTGPESVRVPYVVGQSIDVAQPNIEGNGFKVVVQEVQSSKPKGEVVASSPAGGSNAEKGSTVTVQVSAGDLRMPSLIGLTVSQAVEKLRAEGWSGSTSQISQSPQGTFDAGNVGRILSQQPSAGSSIQKNSAILVGVGVLGPP; translated from the coding sequence ATGACGACCCCGAAGAATCTCTCGTCTCGCTACGAGCTGGGCGAGATCATCGGGTTCGGCGGTATGTCCGAGGTGCACAAGGCGCGCGACGTCCGGCTGAGCCGGGACGTGGCGATCAAGGTGCTGCGGGCGGACCTGGCCCGCGACCCCACGTTCTACCTGCGGTTCAAGCGCGAAGCGCAGAACGCCGCCGCGCTCAACCATCCGGCCATCGTGGCGGTCTACGACACCGGCGAGGCCGAGGTGGACGGCGGCCCGCTGCCCTACATCGTGATGGAGTACGTCGACGGCGACACGCTGCGCGACATCGTGCGCGGCAAAGGACCGCTCCCGCCGCGCCGCGCGATGGAGATCATCGCGGACGTCTGCGCCGCCTTGGATTTCAGCCACAAGGCCGGGATCGTGCACCGCGACATGAAACCCGCGAACATCATGATCAACCGAGCCGGCGCGGTGAAGGTGATGGACTTCGGCATCGCGCGCGCGATCGCCGACAGCTCCAACCCGATGACCCAGACCGCGGCGGTGATCGGCACCGCGCAGTACCTCTCGCCGGAACAGGCCCGCGGCGAAACGGTGGACGCGCGCTCGGACGTCTACTCCGTCGGCTGTGTGCTGTTCGAGATCCTCACCGGCGAGCCGCCTTTCACGGGTGACTCACCGGTCGCGGTCGCCTACCAGCACGTCCGGGAGGATCCGCGGCTACCCTCGCACGTGTACTCGGGCGTCCCGCGCGAGCTGGACTCGGTCGTGCTCAAGGCGATGAGCAAGAACCCGGCCAACCGGTACCAGACCGCCGCCGAGATGCGCGCCGACCTGATCCGGGTGCTCGGCGGCCAGAAGCCCAGCGCTCCCATGGTGATGACCGACGAGGATCGCACCACCATCATGGGCCAGGACGAGCCCGCGCCGCGCACCTACCGCACGGTCGAGCGGCACGACGACACCGCCGAACAGGATCCGGCCGAGCCGAATGGCCGGCGTCGGAGCACCTATATCGCGCTCGGCGTCGCCGCGGCTGTCGCCGTGGCGTTCGCGCTGTTCTGGGTGCTGCTCGGCCCGGGTAGCCGCCCGGATCAAGTAGCCGTTCCCGATCTGTCGAACAAGTCCTCCCAGCAAGCGCAGGACGCGTTGCAGAAGCTCGGCTTCTCGGTGGCGGTCCAGCAGAAGCCCGACAGCAAAGTCGCGACGGGCAACGTCATCGCGACCCAGCCCCTCGGCGGCTCGCGGATCGACGAGGGCAGCACGGTCACCGTCCAGGTGTCCTCCGGTCCCGCGCAGGTCCAGGTGCCGAAGCTGACGGGGCTGACCCAGGAGCAGGCCGAGCAGGTGCTGAACTCCAAGGGGCTGCGGATCAACCCGAACATCGAGCGCAAACCGTCGAGCACCGCCGAGAAGGACCAGGTGATCGAGCAGAACCCGTCGCCGGGTTCGAAGGTGGACGTCGACTGGGAAGTCGTCGTCACGGTCGGCACCGGTCCGGAATCCGTGCGGGTGCCCTATGTCGTCGGCCAGTCGATCGACGTGGCCCAGCCGAACATCGAGGGCAACGGCTTCAAGGTCGTCGTCCAAGAGGTGCAGTCGTCCAAGCCCAAGGGCGAGGTGGTCGCCTCCAGTCCGGCCGGCGGCAGCAACGCGGAGAAGGGTTCCACGGTCACCGTCCAGGTGTCCGCGGGTGACCTCAGGATGCCGTCACTGATCGGCCTCACCGTCTCGCAGGCGGTGGAGAAGCTGCGCGCGGAAGGCTGGTCGGGCAGCACCAGCCAGATCAGCCAGTCGCCGCAGGGCACCTTCGACGCGGGCAACGTCGGGCGCATCCTCAGCCAGCAACCGTCGGCGGGCAGTTCCATCCAGAAGAACAGCGCCATCCTGGTCGGTGTGGGGGTGCTCGGCCCGCCGTGA
- a CDS encoding protein kinase domain-containing protein, with translation MLNNGAMIADRYRLQRLIATGGMGQVWEALDTRLDRRVAVKVLKSEFSADPTFRHRFRTEAKTTAQLNHPGIAGIYDYGETIDPQGSEIAYLVMEFVQGEPLNTVLNRLGRLSVAQGLDLLEQTGRALEVAHRAGVVHRDVKPGNILVTPTGQAKITDFGIAKAVDASPVTKTGMVMGTAQYIAPEQAVGEDASAASDVYSLAVVGYEALSGQRPFTGDGALTVAMKHVRETPPPMPADLPGNVRELIEITMEKDPGRRYASGGEFADAVAAVRAGRRPPPPSGAHPAAPLTGATRVLPPGPTAVIPSSPADFDGATVRYSTPAAGAVNAANRAGTVAAPATVLSRGAAGGPPPGDDKRFTSTQKWLAGLGIGAVLLGALTTFLLFGGDTNPDSTPSPTTTFAPNPKPAPPVATTTTPKPAPAPVDTETYEPTTTEPKTTTPEPTTTTPPTTTTAPSTTKPTTTAPTTTITRPRVPTLDLPFPEIPGARGPSATRNGTATPPQGLP, from the coding sequence ATGCTGAACAACGGTGCGATGATCGCCGACCGGTACCGGCTGCAGCGACTGATCGCGACCGGCGGCATGGGTCAGGTCTGGGAAGCGCTGGACACCAGGTTGGACCGCAGGGTCGCGGTCAAGGTGCTGAAATCGGAGTTCTCGGCCGACCCGACGTTCCGGCATCGATTCCGCACCGAGGCGAAGACCACCGCCCAGCTGAATCACCCCGGTATCGCGGGAATCTACGACTACGGCGAGACGATCGACCCGCAGGGCAGCGAGATCGCCTACCTGGTCATGGAATTCGTCCAGGGCGAACCACTGAACACGGTGCTCAACCGCCTGGGCAGGCTGTCGGTCGCCCAGGGCCTCGACCTGCTCGAGCAAACCGGACGCGCGCTGGAGGTGGCGCACCGCGCGGGCGTGGTGCATCGCGACGTGAAGCCGGGCAACATCCTGGTCACCCCGACCGGACAGGCGAAGATCACCGACTTCGGCATCGCCAAGGCGGTGGACGCGTCCCCGGTGACCAAGACCGGCATGGTGATGGGCACCGCGCAGTACATCGCACCGGAACAGGCGGTCGGCGAGGACGCCTCCGCGGCCAGCGACGTGTATTCGCTCGCCGTGGTCGGCTACGAGGCGCTGTCCGGACAGCGGCCGTTCACCGGCGACGGCGCGCTCACCGTCGCGATGAAGCACGTGCGCGAGACGCCGCCGCCGATGCCGGCCGATCTGCCCGGCAACGTGCGCGAGCTGATCGAGATCACGATGGAGAAGGATCCGGGGCGCCGCTACGCCAGTGGCGGTGAGTTCGCCGACGCGGTCGCCGCGGTGCGCGCGGGCCGACGTCCGCCGCCGCCGAGCGGCGCCCACCCGGCCGCTCCCCTGACCGGCGCCACGCGAGTTCTCCCGCCCGGCCCGACCGCCGTGATCCCCTCCAGCCCCGCCGACTTCGACGGTGCGACGGTGCGCTACTCGACGCCCGCGGCAGGCGCGGTGAACGCGGCGAATCGCGCGGGCACGGTCGCCGCCCCGGCCACCGTGCTCAGCCGTGGCGCGGCGGGCGGTCCGCCGCCCGGCGACGACAAGCGGTTCACCTCGACCCAGAAATGGTTGGCGGGTCTGGGCATCGGCGCCGTGCTGCTCGGCGCGCTCACGACCTTCTTGCTGTTCGGCGGCGACACCAACCCGGATTCCACACCGTCGCCCACCACCACGTTCGCGCCGAACCCCAAGCCCGCGCCGCCGGTGGCCACCACGACCACCCCCAAGCCCGCGCCCGCGCCGGTGGACACCGAGACCTACGAGCCGACCACCACCGAGCCGAAGACCACGACACCGGAGCCGACGACGACCACCCCGCCGACCACCACCACGGCACCGAGCACCACCAAGCCGACCACCACCGCGCCGACCACCACGATCACCCGGCCGCGCGTCCCCACCCTCGACCTACCATTCCCCGAGATTCCCGGTGCCCGGGGGCCATCGGCCACCCGTAACGGAACCGCTACTCCTCCGCAAGGACTGCCATGA
- a CDS encoding peptidoglycan D,D-transpeptidase FtsI family protein yields MNTPLRRVAIAVMVMVVALLANATYVQVIKADDLRSDPRNSRVLLDEYARQRGQISAGGTVLASSIATDDRYKYLRAYPTEPEAYAPATGFYSMQYGSTGLERSEDSVLNGSDSQLFGSRLVDLISGRDPRGGNVLTTLNPLMQQVAYDQMTRKGYTGSVVAIEPSTGKILTMVSTPSYDPNLLSGHDGARGTQAWETLSADPNHPMLNRAISQTYPPGSTFKVVVTAAALANGVATPDDQFTAAPTFTPPGTSTPMENYNGTTCGPNPTASLLEAFRRSCNTAFAELGIKVGASTLKDEAAAFGVGPHRGIPMPVAESTVGPISDDAALAQSSIGQRDVALTPLQNAVVAATIANGGVRMEPYLVDQLQGPDLSELSKTKPVSVGQAVSADVASTVTNLMIASEGNTAGGNQTPYQIASKTGTAEHGTNPRNTPPHAWYIAFAPAQNPKIAIAVIVENGGDRALAATGGSVAAPVARAVLDAGLRGG; encoded by the coding sequence ATGAACACTCCACTACGCCGAGTCGCGATCGCGGTGATGGTGATGGTCGTCGCGCTGCTGGCCAACGCCACCTACGTACAGGTGATCAAGGCCGACGACCTGCGCTCCGATCCGCGCAACTCCCGGGTGCTGCTGGACGAGTACGCCCGCCAGCGCGGGCAGATCTCGGCGGGCGGCACCGTGCTGGCCAGTTCCATCGCCACCGACGACCGCTACAAGTACCTGCGCGCCTACCCGACCGAGCCGGAGGCGTATGCCCCCGCCACCGGTTTCTACTCGATGCAGTACGGCAGCACCGGATTGGAACGATCCGAGGACTCGGTACTCAACGGCTCCGACAGTCAGCTGTTCGGCAGCCGCCTCGTCGACCTCATCTCCGGCCGGGACCCGCGCGGCGGCAACGTGCTCACCACGCTCAATCCGCTGATGCAGCAGGTCGCCTACGACCAGATGACCCGCAAGGGCTACACCGGCTCGGTGGTGGCGATCGAGCCGAGCACCGGCAAGATCCTCACCATGGTGTCCACGCCGAGCTACGACCCGAACCTGCTGTCCGGGCACGACGGCGCGCGCGGCACCCAGGCGTGGGAAACGCTGAGCGCGGATCCGAACCATCCCATGTTGAATCGCGCCATCTCGCAGACCTATCCGCCCGGGTCCACATTCAAGGTCGTGGTCACCGCCGCTGCGCTGGCCAACGGCGTCGCGACTCCCGACGACCAGTTCACCGCCGCGCCGACCTTCACCCCGCCCGGCACCAGCACCCCGATGGAGAACTACAACGGCACCACGTGCGGTCCGAACCCGACCGCTTCGCTGCTCGAGGCGTTCCGGCGCTCGTGCAACACGGCTTTCGCCGAACTCGGCATCAAGGTGGGCGCTTCGACCCTCAAGGACGAAGCGGCCGCGTTCGGTGTCGGCCCGCACCGGGGTATCCCGATGCCGGTGGCGGAGAGCACCGTCGGCCCGATCTCCGACGACGCCGCCCTGGCCCAGAGCAGCATCGGGCAGCGCGACGTGGCCTTGACCCCGCTGCAGAACGCCGTCGTCGCGGCGACCATCGCCAACGGCGGTGTCCGGATGGAGCCCTACCTGGTCGATCAGCTGCAGGGCCCGGATCTGAGCGAGCTGTCGAAGACCAAGCCGGTCTCGGTCGGCCAAGCCGTCAGCGCCGATGTAGCGTCGACCGTGACCAACCTGATGATCGCGTCGGAGGGCAACACGGCTGGAGGTAACCAGACCCCTTATCAGATCGCGTCCAAGACCGGCACCGCGGAGCACGGGACCAACCCGCGCAACACGCCGCCGCATGCTTGGTACATCGCGTTCGCCCCCGCGCAGAACCCGAAGATCGCCATCGCGGTGATCGTGGAGAACGGTGGGGACCGGGCGCTTGCCGCGACCGGTGGGTCGGTCGCCGCGCCGGTGGCTCGCGCGGTTCTCGACGCCGGTCTTCGAGGGGGCTGA
- a CDS encoding FtsW/RodA/SpoVE family cell cycle protein, translated as MSAPAPPSAGAFPSPPGGFAPAPPPSTRRNVELLLLAAAAVITTVSLFLVEASQEQSLTWDIAKYGLAYLALFAVAHLAVRRFAPFADPLLLPIVALLNGLGLVLIHRLDLADQQTAAYNSWATPSPDATQQILWTALGTLVFITLLIALRDYRTLARYSYTLGLVGLVALAIPALLPSKFSETNGAKIWIRLPGFSVQPGEFAKILLIIFFASVLVAKRELFTAAGRHVLGMEFPRGRDLGPILAVWIVCIGVLVFEKDLGTSLLIFSTVLVMLYIATERVGWLVIGGGLLALGFVFAYQLFGHVRVRVETWLHPFDDYNNTGYQISQSLFGLATGGLAGTGLGSGRPSQVPFAKTDFIVTTIGEELGLIGLAAVLVLFLVFVVRGLRTALAVRDSFGKLLAAGLAFTIAVQLFVVVGGVTKLIPLTGLTTPFMSYGGSSLLANYALLALLIKVSDAARAPAPVRKKEPAPIADAQTELLRRDGGRPEAGQLT; from the coding sequence ATGTCCGCGCCGGCACCGCCGTCGGCTGGAGCTTTTCCCAGTCCCCCGGGCGGCTTCGCTCCCGCGCCACCGCCGAGCACCAGACGAAACGTCGAACTGTTGCTGCTCGCGGCGGCGGCGGTGATCACCACTGTGTCCCTCTTCCTGGTCGAGGCCAGTCAAGAACAGTCGCTCACCTGGGATATCGCCAAGTACGGCCTGGCCTACCTGGCGCTGTTCGCGGTCGCGCACCTGGCGGTGCGGCGGTTCGCTCCCTTCGCCGATCCGCTGCTGCTGCCGATCGTCGCGTTGCTCAACGGACTCGGTCTCGTGCTGATCCATCGGCTCGATCTGGCCGACCAGCAGACCGCCGCATACAACTCGTGGGCGACCCCGTCACCCGACGCCACGCAGCAGATCCTGTGGACCGCGCTGGGCACGCTCGTGTTCATCACCCTCCTGATCGCGCTGCGCGACTACCGCACCCTGGCGCGCTACAGCTACACGCTGGGCCTGGTCGGTCTGGTCGCCCTCGCCATCCCGGCACTGCTGCCCAGCAAGTTCTCCGAGACCAACGGCGCGAAGATCTGGATCCGGCTGCCCGGGTTCAGCGTCCAGCCGGGCGAGTTCGCGAAGATCCTGCTGATCATCTTCTTCGCCTCGGTGCTGGTCGCCAAGCGCGAACTCTTCACCGCCGCCGGGCGCCACGTGCTGGGCATGGAGTTCCCGCGCGGCCGCGACCTCGGTCCGATCCTGGCCGTCTGGATCGTCTGCATCGGCGTGCTGGTGTTCGAGAAGGACCTCGGCACCTCGTTGCTGATCTTCAGCACGGTGCTCGTCATGCTCTACATCGCCACCGAGCGGGTCGGCTGGCTGGTCATCGGCGGCGGGCTGCTTGCCCTCGGTTTCGTTTTCGCCTACCAGCTGTTCGGCCACGTGCGGGTCCGGGTGGAGACCTGGCTGCACCCGTTCGACGATTACAACAACACCGGCTACCAGATCTCCCAGTCGCTGTTCGGTCTGGCCACCGGCGGACTCGCCGGAACCGGCTTGGGCAGCGGCAGACCCAGCCAGGTGCCCTTCGCCAAGACCGACTTCATCGTCACCACCATCGGCGAGGAGCTCGGGTTGATCGGGCTCGCCGCGGTACTGGTGCTGTTCCTCGTCTTCGTGGTGCGCGGCCTGCGCACCGCCCTCGCGGTGCGCGACAGCTTCGGCAAGCTGCTCGCCGCCGGACTCGCGTTCACCATCGCGGTTCAGCTGTTCGTCGTGGTCGGGGGTGTGACCAAGCTGATTCCGCTGACCGGTCTCACCACCCCCTTCATGTCCTACGGCGGCTCTTCGCTGCTGGCCAATTACGCATTGCTGGCGTTGCTGATCAAGGTCTCCGATGCCGCCCGCGCACCCGCCCCGGTACGCAAGAAAGAACCGGCGCCGATCGCCGACGCGCAGACGGAGCTGCTGCGGCGCGACGGCGGACGACCGGAGGCGGGGCAGCTGACATGA
- a CDS encoding PP2C family protein-serine/threonine phosphatase, giving the protein MTLVLRYAARSDRGLVRGNNEDSVYAGARLLALADGMGGHAAGEVASQLMIAALAHLDDDEPGDDLLGKLDAATREGNAAIADQVEEEPELDGMGTTLTAILFAGRKLGLVHIGDSRAYLLRGGELTQITRDDTFVQSLVDEGRITPEQAHTHPQRSLIMRALTGNEIEPTLIMRESRAGDRYLLCSDGLSDVVSDETIANTMREGSTDECADRLIELALRSGGPDNVTVVVADVIDLDYGQSHPIVAGAASGVDEDTPPPNTAAGRASALRPPRAAPRRAAAAPEPPAKKSHRLRWIVLALALVVAVCVGLVVGYKMIRSNYYVGADDGSVVILRGLPGSILGYSIHDVNLVGCVTRNGELTLTEPGADVPSACKPLKVSDLKQTGRDQVDKGLPPGSLDKARDSMTYLAQRELLPPCPVKEAAPQPGVVPPVETAPPAPNGAPPAPATAAPAPAPEQGDARGTEIKTPTKSEAPAAPSSTSPNPQTAGENCRVTD; this is encoded by the coding sequence GTGACACTTGTTCTCCGCTACGCAGCGCGCAGCGACCGCGGTCTCGTCCGAGGCAACAACGAAGACTCCGTGTACGCGGGCGCCCGGCTGCTCGCACTCGCCGACGGCATGGGCGGCCATGCCGCGGGAGAAGTCGCGTCCCAGTTGATGATCGCCGCGCTCGCCCATCTCGATGACGACGAACCCGGCGACGATCTGCTCGGCAAGCTCGACGCGGCGACCCGGGAAGGTAACGCGGCCATCGCCGATCAGGTCGAGGAGGAGCCCGAGCTCGACGGCATGGGCACCACGCTCACCGCAATCCTCTTCGCGGGCAGGAAACTCGGCCTCGTGCACATCGGCGACTCGCGCGCCTACCTGTTGCGCGGCGGCGAGCTCACCCAGATCACCCGCGACGACACGTTCGTGCAGTCGCTGGTCGACGAGGGCAGGATCACGCCGGAGCAGGCGCACACACACCCGCAGCGTTCGCTGATCATGCGCGCGCTCACCGGCAACGAGATCGAGCCGACGCTGATCATGCGCGAATCGCGTGCCGGTGACCGCTACCTGCTGTGTTCCGACGGCCTCTCCGACGTGGTCAGCGACGAGACCATCGCGAACACGATGCGCGAGGGCAGCACCGACGAGTGCGCCGACCGGCTCATCGAGCTGGCGTTGCGCAGCGGAGGCCCGGACAACGTCACCGTCGTCGTGGCCGACGTCATCGATCTGGACTACGGCCAGAGCCACCCGATCGTGGCGGGCGCCGCGTCCGGCGTCGACGAGGACACTCCTCCGCCGAACACCGCCGCGGGCCGGGCCTCCGCCTTGCGCCCGCCGCGCGCCGCTCCGCGCCGGGCCGCCGCCGCGCCCGAGCCGCCCGCGAAGAAGTCGCACCGGCTGCGCTGGATCGTGCTCGCGCTGGCGCTCGTCGTCGCCGTCTGCGTGGGGCTCGTGGTCGGCTACAAGATGATCCGCAGCAACTACTACGTGGGCGCCGACGACGGCTCGGTGGTGATCCTGCGCGGGCTGCCGGGGTCGATCCTCGGCTACTCGATCCACGACGTGAACCTGGTCGGGTGCGTCACCCGCAACGGCGAGCTCACCCTGACCGAGCCCGGCGCGGACGTCCCTTCCGCGTGCAAGCCGCTGAAGGTCAGCGATCTGAAGCAGACCGGCCGCGATCAGGTGGACAAGGGATTGCCGCCGGGTTCGCTGGACAAGGCCAGGGACTCGATGACCTACCTCGCCCAGCGAGAACTGCTGCCGCCGTGCCCGGTCAAGGAAGCGGCGCCGCAGCCGGGAGTCGTCCCGCCGGTCGAGACCGCACCGCCCGCACCGAACGGCGCTCCGCCCGCACCTGCCACCGCCGCGCCGGCCCCGGCGCCGGAACAGGGTGACGCCAGGGGCACCGAAATCAAGACACCGACGAAGTCGGAGGCTCCGGCCGCGCCGTCGAGCACGTCACCCAATCCCCAGACCGCGGGGGAGAACTGCCGGGTGACGGACTGA
- a CDS encoding FHA domain-containing protein FhaB/FipA gives MQGLILQLTRAGFLLLLWLFVWAVLRTLRSDIYAASGIRIQPKAPRGAAVLPSFSRGQKGAKFLVVTQGSLAGTRISLGTQPVLIGRADDSTLVLTDDYASTRHARLSPRGDDWYVEDLGSTNGTYLDRAKVTTAVRVPLGTPVRVGKTVIELRS, from the coding sequence GTGCAGGGACTGATCCTGCAACTGACCCGTGCGGGGTTCCTGCTGCTGTTGTGGTTGTTCGTGTGGGCTGTGCTGCGCACGTTGCGCAGCGACATCTACGCGGCATCCGGCATTCGGATCCAGCCCAAGGCCCCACGCGGTGCCGCGGTGCTGCCGTCTTTCAGCCGGGGCCAGAAGGGCGCCAAATTTCTTGTGGTGACTCAGGGTTCACTCGCCGGCACCCGCATCTCGCTCGGCACCCAACCGGTGCTGATCGGGCGTGCGGACGATTCCACGCTGGTGCTCACCGATGATTACGCCTCGACCAGGCATGCGCGACTGTCTCCGCGTGGTGACGACTGGTACGTGGAAGACCTCGGCTCGACGAACGGCACCTACCTCGATCGCGCGAAAGTCACCACCGCCGTCCGTGTTCCACTCGGCACGCCCGTCCGTGTCGGCAAGACAGTGATCGAGCTGCGATCGTGA